The Helicobacter cetorum MIT 00-7128 region ATTTTGTAACATTTTCTTAAAGCAACAACAAGCTTTGGGGGGGGGGCGCATTATGAGACCCTTACTCCTTATCCCCCTAGTTTTTTTGACTGATTTAAGAGCTGAAGAGAGTTCGTGGTATGTTGGGGGTAGTTTTTTAATCGGTCAAGGCGAACAAAAGCGCACTATCACAACCCTAGAACCCCCTAGTAGTCCTATAATACCCCCTCAAATAGCCCCACAGCCTCAACCACAGCCAGCCCCACAACCACAAGAGCCAAGCCAAAAGCCTAGCCCTAAGCCTCCTCAAAAACCTGAACCAGAAAAACCAAGCCAACCACAACCACAACCACCAAACCCTGAGCCAAGCCAACCAAACCCTGATGCCCAAAAAGAACAACAAATAAAAGAACAATATACGAAAGCGGTTGAAAAATATAGAGATGATAAAAATAATGCTTTAGAAAACGCACAAAAACAACCGAATTGGGAGAAGTATCAAAAATATTGTGAGGGACAAGTAAAAAAAGGTCAAAAATTATATGATTGCTATTCTGTTCAAGGTCCTAACTATCAACAAGATGAACAAGTATATAATAGACTTTTTAATTCCGAGCAAGACCCAAGTAGTGCGTTGCCTAGCTGTCCGCTCGTTCAATCTAGCACGCCTATTTCACCAAATTATAGTAACGATGCTTTAGCGAACTATAATTGTTATTTTAATTGGCCTAAGAATAATCCCGGTCCGATTATCCCCACTGCTTTACCCGACGGCGTTCCCACCGGTCTTGCTACGCTTTTTAGTTATTTTCATAGATTTTTAGCGAATGTTCCTAATAAAGCTAACACTTCTCAAAACTCTCAAAATCCTACAGCTATTACCACAACTACCAAACAAACAAGCGTGCATTATGGAGGGAGTGTAGCGCTAGGGTATAAATATTTCTTTAAGCCTAGATTTGGTTTAAGGGGGTATATCAATCTTGAATATCTCTATACCAATACTTATTTTTCTAGCTCTAACATTCTTTATGGGGGTGGGGCGGACTTCTTGGCTAATATTATAGATAATAATGACAAGAAAAGCATGGTTTTTGGTGTGTTTGCGGGGGTGAATGTTGCCGGAAACACTTCTATCACACAAATTAAAAACCATAATGTAAGCAACACGAAATTTGACGCCTTTTTGCATACGGGACTTAGATTTGTCTTCAATGGTATGCATGAATTTAATTTAGGTGTGCGTGTGCCATTTATCAAAAATCCTAGCGTGTCTTTAAAGACTAAAGATAAGACTTATGAAGTGCAAAATGACATGTTCTATAGTCTTTTTGTAAGCTATTATTATTTATTCTAGGCTTTGTTTTATTGGGCGCTACAAAAGACTTAACGCTTAAATAGCGTTAAGTGAAAACTTCCTAAGTCTTGTGAAGTTATTGTGGGGATTTTTAATTAAAAAATCTCCCCTTAAAAAATAAAAGATTTATAATCAAAATAAAAACTAAACTATAAAATAAAAACTTAAAAATAAGTTTTCTTAAAAAGACTATAAAAAAGAACTCAAAACTTTTTAATCTCTAAAAAATAGGGGGAGCAAAAGATAAAAAGGGTTTAAAAGCCTTTTTGATTATCCCATAAGCGAATGTGTAGTCTATCACTAAGACTATAGCCATTTTCTAGGGCTAGGGGGGCTAGGGCTTTTAGATTTTTATCTAGTTCATTTTTAGTTGTGCCTAAGGGCATTAAAAAGACTTCATTATTGTTTAAGCTAAGTTGCTTTAAAAGGTTTTGAATTTCCATAATTGATTGAGTAGCATTAATGCTATCTAAGACAAATTTAAAATTCACGCTTTTAGCATTATCTAAGATGTTCTGTAAGGCTTTAAGATTAATGCGTTTGTTTTCTTTCTCTAAAGAAAGAGAGAGTTTTACGCTTAGGGTAAAATGCAATTCTTTTAAGATAGGGCTAAATTCAAAAAAGATAGAGCCGTTACTTTCTACAAATAAAGGAATCTCTTTTTGATGAAAATACTCCAAAACGCTCAATAAAGTAGGATTATTAAAATGCAAGCTTGGCTCTCCGCCTGTAAGAATGAAATCAAAATTGTTGTAATTAGGAGCTAGACTTTCTAAGTGCCTGATTAAGGCTTTAGGCCTACTATAATAATCCCAAAAATCTTTAAACTTAGAATGCACCGCATACAAACTATCACAACCAATTAGAATTTCATCATTTAATGGGGTTTTACAATCAAAGCCCTTACAAGAGAGATTACACCCCCCTAAGCGTAAAAATAGGCTTGGTCTGCCTATCCTTTTGCCCTCGCCTTGGAGAGAAAAAAAGCTCTCAACTACCGGAAGTTTCATTATTTTTAAGGGATTTGATGTAGGGGTTTAGCATGAAAAAAGCATTTTTCTTCATCACTAATGATTTTATTAAAAAAGTCTTTATCTTGCCATAGACTTTGAATGCCTTGTGAAAAGGATACGCAATTTTTATGAACGAGTGCTTTAAAATTAGGGTTTTCTAAATCTTTTAAAAATGCCTCAGCGTAGCCGTTTTTGGTCTCATGCACTCTTACGCTAGAGACTTTCAGCTCCCCTTCGTTATTAGAAAAAGTGCTTTTTTGTAAAATCAAGCTTAAGTAGTATAAAAACATCAAAGCATAACTTTCCGCACTCAAATTAAACGAGCATTTCACATAACGCACACAATTTTTTTCTATAAAATGCTGAAATTCTGCACTTTCTTTATCCCAAAAATGATGGGCATGGTCAAAGGAGTCTATAAAAATTTGCA contains the following coding sequences:
- a CDS encoding outer membrane beta-barrel protein: MKFCNIFLKQQQALGGGRIMRPLLLIPLVFLTDLRAEESSWYVGGSFLIGQGEQKRTITTLEPPSSPIIPPQIAPQPQPQPAPQPQEPSQKPSPKPPQKPEPEKPSQPQPQPPNPEPSQPNPDAQKEQQIKEQYTKAVEKYRDDKNNALENAQKQPNWEKYQKYCEGQVKKGQKLYDCYSVQGPNYQQDEQVYNRLFNSEQDPSSALPSCPLVQSSTPISPNYSNDALANYNCYFNWPKNNPGPIIPTALPDGVPTGLATLFSYFHRFLANVPNKANTSQNSQNPTAITTTTKQTSVHYGGSVALGYKYFFKPRFGLRGYINLEYLYTNTYFSSSNILYGGGADFLANIIDNNDKKSMVFGVFAGVNVAGNTSITQIKNHNVSNTKFDAFLHTGLRFVFNGMHEFNLGVRVPFIKNPSVSLKTKDKTYEVQNDMFYSLFVSYYYLF
- a CDS encoding 7-carboxy-7-deazaguanine synthase QueE, encoding MKLPVVESFFSLQGEGKRIGRPSLFLRLGGCNLSCKGFDCKTPLNDEILIGCDSLYAVHSKFKDFWDYYSRPKALIRHLESLAPNYNNFDFILTGGEPSLHFNNPTLLSVLEYFHQKEIPLFVESNGSIFFEFSPILKELHFTLSVKLSLSLEKENKRINLKALQNILDNAKSVNFKFVLDSINATQSIMEIQNLLKQLSLNNNEVFLMPLGTTKNELDKNLKALAPLALENGYSLSDRLHIRLWDNQKGF
- a CDS encoding 6-pyruvoyl trahydropterin synthase family protein: MIIRRLYKFCASHVVRNCSSLKCAQNIHGHNYEVEVFIETNRLDNACMALDFGIMQQEMQIFIDSFDHAHHFWDKESAEFQHFIEKNCVRYVKCSFNLSAESYALMFLYYLSLILQKSTFSNNEGELKVSSVRVHETKNGYAEAFLKDLENPNFKALVHKNCVSFSQGIQSLWQDKDFFNKIISDEEKCFFHAKPLHQIP